Proteins encoded within one genomic window of Microtus ochrogaster isolate Prairie Vole_2 linkage group LG4, MicOch1.0, whole genome shotgun sequence:
- the Hes6 gene encoding transcription cofactor HES-6 isoform X3 has product MSPPLALSRDRAGHEDEDRWEGRGDRKARKPLVEKKRRARINESLQELRRLLAGTEVQAKLENAEVLELTSGSSCRRKQASASLLATSNACMRCTRSCPRAKPSMPPSLLNS; this is encoded by the exons ATGTCTCCGCCCCTGGCGCTCAGCCGGGACCGTGCTGGACACGAGGATGAGGATCGTTGGGAAGGACGGGGGGACCGCAAG GCCCGGAAGCCCCTAGTGGAGAAGAAGCGGCGCGCGCGGATCAACGAGAGTCTGCAGGAGCTGCGGCGGCTGCTGGCCGGCACCGAG GTGCAGGCCAAGCTAGAGAACGCCGAAGTGCTGGAACTGACG AGCGGGAGCAGCTGCAGGCGGAAGCAAGCGAGCGCTTCGCTGCTGGCTACATCCAATGCATGCATGAGGTGCACACGTTCGTGTCCACGTGCCAAGCCATCGATGCCACCGTCTCTGCTGAACTCCTGA
- the Hes6 gene encoding transcription cofactor HES-6 isoform X2 — protein MSPPLALSRDRAGHEDEDRWEGRGDRKVQAKLENAEVLELTVRRVQGALRGRAREREQLQAEASERFAAGYIQCMHEVHTFVSTCQAIDATVSAELLNHLLESMPLREGSSFRDLLGDSLAGLPGGPGRSSWPPGSPLSSPPGPGDDLCSDLEEVPEAELNQVSAEGSEIVPTTLGSLTAARLAQSVWRPW, from the exons ATGTCTCCGCCCCTGGCGCTCAGCCGGGACCGTGCTGGACACGAGGATGAGGATCGTTGGGAAGGACGGGGGGACCGCAAG GTGCAGGCCAAGCTAGAGAACGCCGAAGTGCTGGAACTGACGGTTCGGCGCGTGCAGGGCGCGCTGCGGGGCCGGGCACGAG AGCGGGAGCAGCTGCAGGCGGAAGCAAGCGAGCGCTTCGCTGCTGGCTACATCCAATGCATGCATGAGGTGCACACGTTCGTGTCCACGTGCCAAGCCATCGATGCCACCGTCTCTGCTGAACTCCTGAACCACCTGCTAGAGTCCATGCCACTACGGGAGGGTAGCAGCTTCCGGGATCTGCTGGGGGACTCCCTAGCGGGGCTGCCTGGAGGCCCTGGGAGGAGCAGCTGGCCTCCTGGGTCCCCATTGTCCAGTCCCCCAGGTCCCGGGGATGACCTGTGTTCTGACCTAGAGGAGGTCCCAGAGGCTGAACTAAATCAAGTGTCTGCTGAGGGGTCGGAAATTGTACCTACAACCTTAGGCAGCCTGACAGCAGCTCGCTTGGCCCAGAGTGTGTGGAGGCCTTGGTGA
- the Hes6 gene encoding transcription cofactor HES-6 isoform X1 — MSPPLALSRDRAGHEDEDRWEGRGDRKARKPLVEKKRRARINESLQELRRLLAGTEVQAKLENAEVLELTVRRVQGALRGRAREREQLQAEASERFAAGYIQCMHEVHTFVSTCQAIDATVSAELLNHLLESMPLREGSSFRDLLGDSLAGLPGGPGRSSWPPGSPLSSPPGPGDDLCSDLEEVPEAELNQVSAEGSEIVPTTLGSLTAARLAQSVWRPW; from the exons ATGTCTCCGCCCCTGGCGCTCAGCCGGGACCGTGCTGGACACGAGGATGAGGATCGTTGGGAAGGACGGGGGGACCGCAAG GCCCGGAAGCCCCTAGTGGAGAAGAAGCGGCGCGCGCGGATCAACGAGAGTCTGCAGGAGCTGCGGCGGCTGCTGGCCGGCACCGAG GTGCAGGCCAAGCTAGAGAACGCCGAAGTGCTGGAACTGACGGTTCGGCGCGTGCAGGGCGCGCTGCGGGGCCGGGCACGAG AGCGGGAGCAGCTGCAGGCGGAAGCAAGCGAGCGCTTCGCTGCTGGCTACATCCAATGCATGCATGAGGTGCACACGTTCGTGTCCACGTGCCAAGCCATCGATGCCACCGTCTCTGCTGAACTCCTGAACCACCTGCTAGAGTCCATGCCACTACGGGAGGGTAGCAGCTTCCGGGATCTGCTGGGGGACTCCCTAGCGGGGCTGCCTGGAGGCCCTGGGAGGAGCAGCTGGCCTCCTGGGTCCCCATTGTCCAGTCCCCCAGGTCCCGGGGATGACCTGTGTTCTGACCTAGAGGAGGTCCCAGAGGCTGAACTAAATCAAGTGTCTGCTGAGGGGTCGGAAATTGTACCTACAACCTTAGGCAGCCTGACAGCAGCTCGCTTGGCCCAGAGTGTGTGGAGGCCTTGGTGA